One segment of Bradyrhizobium sp. WD16 DNA contains the following:
- a CDS encoding CBASS cGAMP-activated phospholipase, with translation MNYVPPRRSDGTIQHARLKQPWPLGRPFRILSIDGGGIRGVFPAAVLAELESRFLGGASITNHFDMIAGTSTGGIIALALAHGMTARQALNIYLERGERIFPPAAGLGKLSRALRWVFKPKHDQAALKEELLRMFGDKVLDDAVTRLVIPSFEGRHGEPFLYKTPHHPDYQKDRHKKFAHVALHTTAAPSYYPGVEDDGYIMIDGGIWANNPVMNALVDALACFDIAREDVRILSLGTGESTFTVDERTRNGGIKDWAFLRSFNAAARAQSRNALGQAYLLVGKNNVTRIDVPESGAPIALDDVQRSVRELPLVARSLVEGAGHRIEQVFLDSAVEQFIRCPMT, from the coding sequence ATGAACTATGTTCCGCCGCGGCGATCGGACGGCACCATCCAGCACGCGCGCCTGAAGCAGCCGTGGCCGCTGGGCCGGCCTTTCCGCATCCTCTCAATCGACGGTGGGGGCATTCGCGGCGTCTTCCCTGCAGCGGTGCTGGCCGAACTCGAAAGCCGCTTCCTGGGCGGCGCCTCCATCACGAATCATTTCGACATGATTGCCGGCACCTCGACGGGCGGCATCATCGCGCTCGCCCTTGCCCACGGGATGACGGCCCGACAGGCCTTGAACATCTATCTCGAGCGCGGCGAGCGCATCTTTCCGCCGGCGGCAGGGCTCGGCAAGCTGTCGAGGGCGCTGCGCTGGGTGTTCAAGCCGAAGCACGACCAGGCAGCCCTCAAGGAGGAGCTACTGCGGATGTTTGGCGACAAGGTACTCGACGATGCCGTCACCCGCCTGGTGATCCCGAGCTTCGAAGGGCGTCACGGCGAGCCGTTCCTCTACAAGACGCCGCACCACCCGGACTACCAGAAGGACCGCCACAAGAAGTTCGCCCATGTGGCGCTCCACACGACGGCGGCCCCCTCCTATTACCCCGGCGTCGAGGACGACGGCTACATCATGATCGATGGCGGCATCTGGGCCAACAATCCGGTCATGAACGCCCTGGTCGACGCCCTCGCCTGTTTCGACATTGCGCGCGAGGACGTGCGTATCCTGAGCCTGGGCACCGGTGAGTCTACCTTCACTGTCGATGAGCGGACGCGCAACGGCGGCATCAAGGATTGGGCGTTCCTGCGCTCCTTCAATGCAGCCGCCCGCGCGCAGTCCCGCAATGCCCTTGGCCAAGCCTATCTGCTGGTCGGCAAGAACAACGTCACGCGGATCGATGTGCCGGAAAGCGGCGCGCCGATCGCGTTGGATGACGTGCAGCGATCTGTTCGGGAACTGCCGTTGGTGGCACGTAGTCTCGTCGAAGGCGCCGGTCATCGCATCGAGCAGGTGTTTCTCGACAGCGCGGTGGAGCAATTCATCCGCTGCCCGATGACGTAG
- a CDS encoding AAA family ATPase, producing MIRIDKIHIKEFRGIHELTLELKGQNFAACGPNGTGKSGIVDAIEFALTGNISRLAGAGTGGLSVKAHGPHVDSRNKPEAALVTLHVTIPSLGNKKAQIGRSVKSASVPEIKPADNDVIAAFESVNLHPEFVLSRRELIRYVLSEPGQRSKEVQSLLRLDDIEKLRGVLQKIANACTKDLPGLERAEKEAVTNLLAALDTAQLSKKSVLDAVNPRRELLGLSPLIDLDANTSVKDGLTTTTASAPGRVPKVQTSADLATLREALQALQADPFKQACSNADANAAELGKDTESLNGLSRESLLKSALELYDGAACPVCDTPFEPDAFTGHLAGKLAHLEDVSKRRATLEAELKPILDTLHAAGAALNTMIDYAGMFAPKIDATALAEFRTVLRGRYQQLQKLLPLDDTRAVLATAHNVPDMEPSLDVLAAAIAAIPEPTKQDAARDFLVLAQERLETYRTARLKFAAGKVRAERATKVFTIYGTVTTTALEKIYKDVETDFANYYRKINEDDENTFTAKLMPSIGKLGFDVDFYGRGHFPPGAYHSEGHQDGMGLCLYLALMNHLLGANFTFAVLDDVLMSVDAGHRRQVCALLKEMFPNTQFIFTTHDEIWLRHMKSEGLIKGRNFAHFRTWTVDLGPTEWDDRDVWAELEGYLVKNDVRAAAALLRHYLEHFAKEACDRLRANVEFRGDAQFMLGDLLPNATSSLGELLKKAKVAANSWNQKDAVERISAIEAAFGEAKTKTGYENWQINTAVHFNEWADLKKEDFTPVVSAFRAFSGAFGCDTCNEMYFVSPNRGKKEALRCGCGALNFNLLQKGA from the coding sequence ATGATCCGGATCGACAAGATACATATTAAGGAATTTCGTGGCATCCACGAACTGACCCTTGAGCTTAAGGGCCAGAACTTCGCCGCCTGCGGACCGAATGGGACCGGCAAGAGCGGCATCGTGGATGCGATCGAATTCGCCCTGACCGGTAACATCTCGCGCCTAGCCGGCGCGGGGACCGGCGGTCTTTCGGTCAAGGCGCATGGTCCGCACGTCGACAGCCGCAACAAGCCCGAGGCAGCGTTGGTCACGCTCCACGTCACCATCCCCTCCCTGGGCAACAAGAAGGCCCAGATCGGCCGCTCCGTGAAATCGGCAAGCGTGCCTGAGATCAAGCCCGCCGACAATGACGTCATCGCTGCGTTTGAGAGCGTCAACCTCCATCCGGAGTTCGTTCTCTCGCGCCGCGAGTTAATCCGATACGTCCTCTCCGAACCCGGCCAACGATCGAAAGAGGTCCAATCACTCCTGCGCCTCGACGATATCGAGAAGCTGCGCGGCGTACTGCAAAAGATCGCGAACGCCTGCACCAAGGACCTCCCAGGTTTGGAGCGCGCGGAAAAGGAAGCCGTCACCAATCTTCTTGCCGCGCTCGACACCGCGCAGCTCAGCAAGAAATCTGTCCTAGACGCGGTCAATCCGCGCCGGGAATTGCTTGGACTCTCGCCGCTGATCGACCTCGACGCCAACACCTCAGTCAAGGACGGGTTGACCACCACGACTGCCAGCGCACCCGGCCGCGTGCCAAAGGTACAGACCTCCGCCGATCTGGCGACATTGCGAGAAGCGCTCCAGGCGCTCCAGGCCGATCCATTCAAGCAGGCATGCTCAAACGCCGACGCCAACGCTGCCGAACTCGGCAAGGATACCGAAAGCCTTAATGGCCTATCTCGCGAATCCCTCCTGAAATCGGCACTGGAGCTCTATGACGGGGCCGCCTGCCCGGTGTGCGACACGCCATTCGAGCCTGACGCCTTCACGGGTCATCTGGCCGGAAAGCTTGCTCACCTCGAAGACGTGAGCAAGCGACGCGCTACGCTCGAAGCTGAACTGAAGCCGATCCTCGACACCCTCCACGCCGCCGGCGCAGCCCTCAACACCATGATCGACTATGCCGGCATGTTCGCGCCGAAGATCGACGCTACCGCGCTCGCCGAGTTCAGGACCGTTCTTCGAGGACGATACCAGCAGCTTCAAAAGCTACTGCCGCTCGACGACACACGCGCGGTTCTAGCGACAGCTCACAACGTCCCGGACATGGAGCCATCGCTGGACGTGCTCGCCGCTGCGATTGCTGCGATACCGGAACCCACCAAGCAGGATGCGGCGCGAGACTTCCTTGTCCTCGCCCAAGAACGGCTAGAGACCTACCGGACCGCGCGATTGAAATTCGCGGCTGGCAAAGTCCGAGCGGAACGCGCCACGAAAGTCTTCACCATCTATGGCACCGTGACAACGACCGCCCTCGAGAAGATCTACAAGGACGTCGAGACCGACTTCGCAAATTACTATCGCAAAATCAACGAGGACGACGAGAATACATTCACAGCGAAGCTGATGCCCTCGATCGGCAAACTCGGCTTCGACGTCGACTTCTATGGTCGCGGCCACTTTCCACCGGGCGCATACCACAGCGAGGGCCACCAGGACGGAATGGGCCTCTGCCTCTACCTCGCGCTGATGAATCATCTGCTCGGCGCAAATTTCACGTTCGCGGTCCTCGACGACGTGCTGATGTCCGTCGATGCCGGCCACCGCCGTCAGGTCTGCGCCCTCCTCAAGGAGATGTTCCCCAACACGCAATTCATCTTCACGACGCATGACGAAATCTGGCTGCGCCACATGAAGTCCGAGGGCCTCATCAAGGGCCGCAACTTTGCCCATTTCCGGACCTGGACGGTAGACTTAGGGCCGACCGAATGGGACGATCGCGATGTCTGGGCGGAGCTGGAAGGCTACCTCGTCAAAAACGACGTGCGCGCAGCTGCCGCTCTACTCCGCCACTACCTCGAGCATTTCGCCAAGGAAGCGTGTGATCGCCTGCGCGCCAATGTCGAATTCCGAGGCGACGCCCAATTCATGCTTGGCGACCTTCTTCCGAACGCGACCAGCTCGCTGGGCGAACTGCTTAAGAAGGCCAAGGTCGCCGCCAATTCCTGGAACCAGAAGGATGCCGTTGAGAGGATCAGCGCGATCGAGGCCGCGTTTGGTGAAGCCAAGACCAAGACCGGTTACGAGAATTGGCAGATCAACACAGCCGTCCACTTCAACGAATGGGCCGACCTCAAGAAAGAGGACTTCACCCCGGTGGTTTCCGCGTTCCGGGCTTTCTCCGGCGCGTTCGGCTGCGACACCTGCAACGAGATGTATTTCGTCTCTCCCAATCGGGGCAAGAAAGAGGCGTTGAGGTGCGGATGCGGCGCCCTTAATTTCAATCTCCTGCAGAAAGGTGCATAG
- the istB gene encoding IS21-like element helper ATPase IstB, translating to MTGMTTSIDAARVELLLTELRLPSVKAIWPKLAAQSDKEGWPAARFLAALAEHEVADRARRRIERHMAEARLPAGKTLATFDFDSVPMLSKAQVMALASGDVWLETGSNLLLFGPPGVGKSHLSAAIGLALVENGWRVLFTRTTDLVQRLQMARRELALEATIAKLDRYDLLILDDIAYVSKDQAETSVLFELIAARYERRSLLITANQPFGEWGRIFPDQAMTLAAIDRLVHHATIMEMNVESYRRKAALGRRRGAGRPPVHATPKEIEKSAD from the coding sequence ATGACCGGAATGACGACATCGATCGATGCCGCCCGCGTCGAACTGCTGCTCACCGAGTTGCGCCTGCCCAGCGTTAAGGCGATCTGGCCGAAGCTCGCAGCGCAATCGGACAAGGAAGGCTGGCCCGCCGCACGCTTCCTCGCCGCGCTCGCCGAGCACGAGGTGGCCGACCGTGCCCGCCGCCGGATCGAGCGGCACATGGCCGAGGCACGCCTGCCCGCAGGCAAGACGCTCGCCACCTTCGACTTCGACAGCGTGCCGATGCTGTCCAAGGCGCAGGTGATGGCGCTCGCCTCCGGCGATGTCTGGCTCGAGACCGGCTCCAACCTGCTGCTGTTCGGTCCGCCTGGCGTCGGCAAGAGCCATCTCAGCGCGGCCATCGGCCTGGCTCTCGTCGAGAACGGCTGGCGCGTCCTGTTCACGCGCACGACCGATCTCGTGCAGCGGCTGCAGATGGCGCGGCGCGAGCTGGCGCTGGAGGCGACCATCGCCAAGCTCGACCGCTACGACCTGCTGATCCTCGACGACATCGCCTACGTGTCCAAGGATCAGGCCGAGACCAGCGTCCTGTTCGAGCTGATCGCCGCCCGCTACGAGCGGCGCTCGCTTCTCATCACGGCCAACCAGCCGTTCGGCGAATGGGGCCGCATCTTCCCCGATCAGGCGATGACGCTCGCGGCCATCGACCGTCTCGTGCACCACGCCACCATCATGGAGATGAACGTCGAAAGCTACCGCCGCAAGGCCGCCCTTGGCCGCAGGCGCGGCGCTGGCCGCCCGCCGGTTCACGCCACGCCGAAGGAGATCGAGAAATCTGCTGATTGA
- a CDS encoding nucleotidyl transferase AbiEii/AbiGii toxin family protein, whose product MAKELKNIGASVRTRLLQLAKASGQSFDLVLTRFALERLLFRLGQSSHADRFVLKGAMLMMSWFDDPHRGTRDLDLLGFGNPEAEPMLATFREIMALEIADGVEFDIAALRVDRIREELEYGGLRLRTTASISGARVGLTIDIGFGDAMEPGLEVLDYPSMLEFPAPRLRAYARETVIAEKFQAMIALGRANSRMKDFYDIWILSRSFTFDDDRLPRAIAATFARRGTPVPQDPPDALTTAFAEDAQKQRQWRAFVGDVAHDPGDLGIVIRDLAAFLMPQAASAARLSK is encoded by the coding sequence ATGGCTAAAGAGCTCAAGAATATCGGTGCCTCGGTGCGCACCCGCCTGCTGCAACTCGCCAAGGCGAGTGGACAGAGCTTCGATCTCGTCCTGACGCGCTTCGCCCTCGAACGGCTACTCTTCAGGCTCGGTCAATCATCGCATGCCGACCGCTTCGTTCTGAAAGGCGCGATGCTGATGATGAGCTGGTTTGACGACCCTCATCGTGGCACGCGCGATCTTGATCTGTTGGGTTTTGGAAATCCCGAAGCCGAACCAATGCTGGCGACGTTCCGCGAAATCATGGCGCTGGAAATCGCCGATGGCGTGGAATTCGACATTGCGGCGCTGCGCGTCGATCGCATCCGTGAGGAGCTGGAATACGGGGGACTGCGGCTGCGAACAACGGCTTCGATAAGCGGAGCCCGCGTCGGCCTGACCATCGACATCGGCTTTGGAGACGCAATGGAGCCAGGGCTCGAGGTATTGGACTATCCTTCTATGCTGGAGTTTCCCGCGCCCCGCCTGCGAGCCTATGCGCGCGAGACGGTGATCGCCGAGAAGTTCCAGGCGATGATAGCGTTGGGGCGAGCAAACAGCCGGATGAAGGACTTCTACGACATCTGGATTCTCAGCCGGTCCTTCACCTTCGACGATGACAGATTGCCACGAGCGATTGCCGCCACGTTCGCGCGACGTGGAACGCCAGTTCCTCAAGACCCACCCGATGCGTTGACAACGGCCTTTGCCGAGGATGCGCAGAAGCAGCGACAGTGGCGGGCGTTCGTCGGCGACGTCGCTCATGATCCTGGTGATCTAGGGATCGTCATCAGAGATTTGGCAGCGTTCCTTATGCCTCAAGCCGCTTCTGCAGCGAGATTGAGCAAATGA
- a CDS encoding YiiX/YebB-like N1pC/P60 family cysteine hydrolase — MSGEIAIAGLQAAKEARPGLKRLNEAVMKPGDIVLTTTTAAVSKAIRVATGSDISHAMVCVEDRSIIDATGEGVHARNTQRLLFDGDCSVYVLRLREGLSDHQLAAVRNYMRGHIGTQYSTKEAMLTLLGGARQLSKRQFCSRLVAQAFASAGIHLVANPNFCSPANIQNSPLLASVADATVPVTAKEAAWWDGNDDVPQLMRDAINTVLGGARAKNPDIQTFDDLHCHLVSHPECDSDFCRLLETSNYLSLWKVELDKNPWQYDLALLNAAPADQAEAYCWSVLENEDGGPNRYIVNRGGYLLFSRQYDLQFFRVMAALYEHLAALHQQRIDVAAEWLHANGHFSRPAPTHLTPHTPEWFTALEQWDSPKAMMTRKVIELAGRMDVCSICGDDPAKDYRLEANHRPPGGVDTLRLCDDCVAIRRQAGDPFIPLFDAANGDVGEGA, encoded by the coding sequence ATGAGCGGCGAGATCGCAATTGCCGGATTGCAGGCTGCGAAAGAGGCGCGCCCAGGTCTGAAGCGGCTAAACGAGGCCGTGATGAAGCCCGGCGATATCGTTCTCACGACCACGACTGCTGCAGTAAGCAAAGCCATTCGCGTCGCAACCGGCAGCGACATTTCTCATGCCATGGTGTGCGTCGAGGACAGATCGATCATCGACGCAACTGGCGAGGGTGTTCATGCGCGCAATACGCAGCGACTGCTCTTCGATGGAGATTGCTCGGTCTACGTCCTGCGTCTGCGTGAAGGCCTTTCCGATCACCAACTCGCGGCGGTTCGAAATTACATGCGCGGGCACATCGGCACGCAATATTCCACCAAGGAGGCGATGTTGACGTTGCTGGGCGGGGCGCGTCAATTGAGCAAGAGACAGTTCTGCTCCCGCCTCGTCGCGCAAGCCTTCGCGTCTGCGGGTATCCATCTTGTCGCTAATCCCAATTTCTGTTCACCCGCCAACATTCAGAACAGCCCGCTTCTGGCTTCGGTGGCAGATGCGACCGTGCCGGTGACTGCCAAAGAAGCCGCATGGTGGGACGGAAACGACGACGTCCCGCAGCTCATGCGGGATGCGATCAACACCGTTCTTGGTGGTGCCCGTGCAAAGAACCCAGACATACAAACCTTCGACGATCTCCACTGTCATCTTGTGAGCCATCCGGAATGTGATAGCGACTTCTGTCGGCTACTTGAGACGTCGAATTACCTCTCGCTCTGGAAGGTCGAGCTGGACAAGAATCCCTGGCAGTATGATCTCGCCCTCCTAAACGCCGCGCCGGCCGACCAGGCCGAGGCCTATTGCTGGAGTGTGCTGGAGAACGAGGATGGTGGGCCGAACCGTTATATCGTCAATCGCGGCGGATATCTGCTTTTCTCGCGGCAATACGATCTTCAGTTTTTCCGGGTAATGGCGGCGTTGTACGAGCATCTGGCGGCGCTCCACCAACAACGCATAGACGTAGCGGCTGAATGGCTCCACGCAAATGGTCATTTCTCACGACCAGCGCCAACACATCTCACGCCGCATACGCCCGAATGGTTCACTGCCCTGGAGCAATGGGACTCGCCAAAGGCGATGATGACGCGCAAAGTCATCGAACTCGCCGGCCGAATGGACGTCTGTTCGATCTGCGGCGACGATCCTGCCAAGGACTATCGGTTGGAAGCAAACCACCGCCCGCCGGGCGGAGTAGACACGCTCCGCCTTTGCGATGACTGCGTCGCTATCCGCAGACAGGCAGGTGACCCGTTCATACCATTATTTGACGCAGCAAACGGCGATGTTGGCGAGGGCGCGTAG
- a CDS encoding IS256 family transposase, giving the protein MSKDNILKLIQPGNVDDQLTEILRNGARALLAQAVEAEVADFVGKHADLKTGDGRQRVVRHGHLPEREVMTGIGPVAVRQPRVRDREAAAADPDRIRFSPSILPPYMRRSKSIETLLPILYLKGISTGDFSEALAALLGKDAAGLSASAIGRLKDGWLDEHAGWQKRDLSAKRYVYIWADGIHLQARLEDEKQCILVLIGATPEGRKELVGFTDGARESAQDWRDLLLDLKRRGLEVSPRLVIADGALGFWKAAGEVWPKTREQRCWVHKTANVLAKLPKSQQPKAKRALQEIWMAETRAAAELAFDAFIESYTPKYEKAADCLSKDRDALLAFYDFPAEHWKHLRTTNPIESTFATVRHRTIRSKGCLSNRTALAMVFKLLEGAQKSWRRLDGHNQLSKLVLGVTFNDGIEVIAKPNDRQPVTAAA; this is encoded by the coding sequence GTGTCCAAAGATAACATTCTCAAGCTGATTCAGCCAGGAAACGTCGACGACCAACTCACTGAAATCTTGCGCAACGGGGCGCGTGCCCTGTTGGCCCAGGCGGTCGAGGCCGAAGTCGCGGACTTTGTCGGCAAGCATGCCGATTTGAAGACCGGGGACGGCCGCCAGCGCGTGGTCCGCCACGGTCACCTGCCGGAGCGAGAGGTAATGACCGGTATAGGTCCGGTCGCCGTCCGCCAGCCGCGTGTGCGCGATCGCGAGGCGGCCGCCGCCGATCCCGATCGCATCCGGTTCTCGCCGTCGATCCTGCCGCCCTATATGCGCCGGTCGAAGTCGATCGAAACGCTGCTGCCGATCCTTTACCTGAAGGGGATTTCGACCGGCGACTTCTCCGAGGCGCTGGCGGCGCTGCTCGGCAAGGACGCGGCCGGGTTGTCGGCATCCGCCATCGGCCGTCTGAAGGACGGCTGGCTCGACGAGCACGCCGGGTGGCAGAAGCGCGATCTGTCGGCGAAACGCTACGTCTACATCTGGGCCGATGGCATCCATCTCCAGGCGCGCCTCGAAGACGAAAAGCAGTGCATCCTGGTGCTGATCGGGGCGACGCCGGAGGGCCGCAAGGAACTGGTCGGCTTCACCGATGGCGCCCGCGAGAGCGCGCAGGACTGGCGCGATCTGCTGCTCGACCTCAAGCGGCGCGGGCTCGAGGTGTCGCCGCGGCTCGTCATCGCCGATGGCGCGCTCGGGTTCTGGAAAGCCGCCGGTGAGGTCTGGCCGAAAACACGCGAGCAGCGCTGCTGGGTGCACAAGACTGCGAACGTGCTCGCCAAGCTGCCGAAGAGCCAGCAGCCGAAGGCCAAGCGCGCATTGCAGGAGATCTGGATGGCTGAAACCAGGGCCGCCGCCGAGCTGGCGTTCGACGCCTTCATCGAGAGCTACACGCCCAAATACGAGAAAGCGGCCGACTGCCTGAGCAAGGATCGGGACGCTCTACTGGCGTTCTACGACTTCCCGGCCGAACACTGGAAACACCTGCGGACGACCAATCCGATTGAAAGCACCTTCGCGACCGTGCGCCACCGCACGATCCGGTCGAAGGGTTGCCTGTCGAACAGGACCGCGCTCGCGATGGTCTTCAAATTGCTCGAAGGCGCACAGAAAAGCTGGCGTCGCCTCGATGGCCACAACCAGTTGTCAAAACTCGTTCTCGGTGTGACATTCAACGACGGGATCGAGGTCATCGCCAAGCCGAACGACCGTCAGCCCGTAACCGCCGCCGCCTAA
- a CDS encoding nucleotidyltransferase: MNIQLAPAGLNPFDDPLDRILAEIALSVQLPPSLHDKAKSRYEAVRRHLEATTAFVDQIEHFYPQGSMAIDATISTRGTDDEYDLDIVSQLGGRFRGMAPLEILTDLEAALADYPVQRVLRQTRCVTLFYADKMHLDVTPSLRVYGTLDRESLITHAKGPRRSANDRLVDMNAYGFVQWYASRTPLELRMAKAFHRRWLDHAGLAARADADVDDVPDQCDFIVKNTATLALQLLKRFRNIRYASYTGRIPPSVMLSYYAGLAAQPNMSLSAMLVRLASWIIRDIEQASLYGRLLHVANPVCEADVFTDRWPESIAQQDEFAGHLGELVRSLEAMRKGEMFPNTMIDALRENFGDRVVTRAADQIATEIGGGIQQSRQLYTRRGGVLLPSAAAVAAPIVNPAVSAARPHTFFGRKI; this comes from the coding sequence GTGAACATCCAACTTGCGCCGGCAGGCCTCAATCCTTTCGACGATCCCCTCGACCGTATCCTCGCCGAGATTGCGCTAAGCGTTCAGCTGCCACCCTCGCTGCACGACAAGGCGAAGTCGCGTTACGAGGCGGTGCGGCGCCATCTCGAGGCCACGACCGCCTTCGTCGACCAGATCGAGCACTTCTACCCGCAGGGCTCCATGGCGATCGACGCCACGATCTCGACGCGTGGCACCGACGACGAGTACGATCTCGACATCGTCTCGCAGCTCGGCGGCCGCTTCCGCGGCATGGCCCCTCTTGAAATCCTGACCGATCTCGAAGCTGCGCTCGCCGACTATCCCGTGCAGCGGGTGCTGCGACAGACGCGCTGCGTCACTCTTTTTTACGCCGACAAGATGCATCTCGACGTTACTCCGTCGCTGCGCGTCTACGGCACGCTCGATCGCGAGAGCCTGATCACCCACGCCAAGGGTCCGCGCCGTTCGGCCAACGATCGCCTCGTCGACATGAACGCCTATGGCTTCGTGCAGTGGTATGCGAGCAGGACCCCGCTCGAATTGCGCATGGCGAAGGCGTTCCATCGGCGGTGGCTTGACCATGCCGGCCTTGCCGCTCGCGCCGACGCCGATGTGGACGACGTTCCGGATCAGTGCGACTTCATCGTCAAGAACACTGCGACGCTCGCCCTCCAGCTCCTTAAGCGCTTCCGCAACATTCGCTACGCCAGTTATACCGGCCGCATTCCGCCGTCGGTGATGCTCTCCTACTACGCCGGGCTCGCCGCGCAGCCGAACATGTCGCTCAGCGCCATGCTCGTTCGCCTTGCGAGCTGGATCATCCGCGACATCGAGCAGGCTTCGCTCTACGGACGGCTCCTGCATGTCGCCAATCCGGTCTGCGAGGCCGATGTCTTCACCGACCGTTGGCCGGAATCCATTGCTCAGCAGGACGAATTCGCCGGGCACCTGGGCGAGCTCGTCCGTTCGCTCGAGGCGATGCGCAAGGGCGAGATGTTCCCCAACACGATGATAGACGCGTTGCGCGAGAACTTCGGAGATCGCGTCGTGACCCGGGCCGCCGACCAGATCGCCACCGAGATCGGTGGCGGCATCCAGCAATCCCGTCAGCTCTATACGCGGCGCGGCGGCGTGCTGTTGCCTTCCGCCGCTGCAGTCGCCGCGCCGATCGTCAATCCGGCGGTTTCGGCGGCCCGGCCTCACACCTTCTTCGGGCGCAAGATCTGA
- a CDS encoding ImmA/IrrE family metallo-endopeptidase: protein MSEPNRPRPLKEAARITQMLDLVLGADRFDRAPVDVISLALEYSRKVAPDGPIHEVVERNIPGCVGALVYGEARPRQWAIMYHVGQSDGRRSFTVGHEFAHYVLHRQLIEEEEGFDGGIYCDENAVVRRSGAGIEQEADEFAAALLMPFHDFRRQLPAKARTDFEALSRLAKRYGVSLTAAILRWLEYTETRAIMVVSNEGFAHWAKPSNAALKSGRYIRTRDTVFELPVQAFAARRDYSDAALIGVTQQAGVWFPEPVHEICLRSDRYDQEITVLQFEADGPRFQEEEEESDVFDHFVRNGQAPDR, encoded by the coding sequence ATGAGCGAGCCGAACCGACCCCGGCCGCTGAAGGAGGCGGCGCGCATCACGCAGATGCTCGACCTGGTCCTTGGAGCTGATCGGTTTGATCGCGCTCCGGTCGACGTGATCAGCCTCGCGCTGGAGTACTCGCGCAAGGTCGCGCCCGACGGCCCGATCCACGAGGTGGTGGAGCGCAATATTCCGGGCTGCGTCGGCGCGTTGGTCTATGGCGAGGCGAGGCCGCGCCAATGGGCCATCATGTACCATGTCGGCCAGTCAGACGGACGCCGCTCGTTCACCGTGGGGCACGAGTTCGCCCACTACGTCCTGCACCGCCAGTTGATCGAAGAAGAAGAGGGCTTCGACGGCGGCATCTATTGCGACGAGAATGCGGTGGTTCGTCGTAGCGGGGCCGGCATCGAGCAGGAAGCCGACGAGTTCGCCGCAGCGTTGCTGATGCCGTTTCACGACTTCCGTCGCCAACTGCCGGCGAAGGCTCGGACCGATTTCGAAGCGCTCAGTCGGCTCGCAAAGCGCTATGGCGTTTCGCTGACTGCGGCGATTTTGCGTTGGCTCGAATACACTGAGACCCGGGCAATCATGGTGGTGTCGAATGAGGGGTTCGCCCATTGGGCGAAGCCTAGCAACGCAGCGCTTAAATCAGGGCGCTACATCCGCACGCGGGACACCGTATTCGAACTTCCCGTGCAGGCCTTCGCTGCACGACGCGACTATTCCGATGCGGCGTTGATCGGAGTCACGCAGCAAGCCGGAGTCTGGTTTCCCGAGCCGGTGCACGAGATATGCCTTCGCTCCGATCGCTACGATCAGGAAATCACCGTGCTGCAATTTGAAGCAGACGGCCCACGCTTTCAGGAGGAAGAAGAGGAGAGTGACGTTTTCGACCATTTTGTGCGGAACGGACAGGCTCCGGACCGTTAA
- a CDS encoding helix-turn-helix domain-containing protein — translation MKFGERIKNLRTKKGLTLDQLAQETGSSKSYIWELENKNPPRPSAEKLSAIAGALGVTVDYLFGADTQTLSEAEDTAFFRQYSGLPEETRRQIREMARILDTKTRK, via the coding sequence ATGAAATTTGGTGAGCGAATCAAGAACTTACGAACGAAGAAGGGCTTGACGCTCGATCAGCTCGCGCAGGAGACCGGGTCATCGAAAAGCTATATCTGGGAGCTCGAAAACAAGAATCCGCCCCGGCCGTCCGCCGAGAAGCTGTCTGCGATTGCCGGCGCGCTGGGGGTGACCGTCGACTACCTGTTCGGGGCCGACACGCAGACGCTCAGCGAGGCGGAGGATACCGCCTTCTTCCGGCAGTATAGCGGCCTGCCGGAGGAGACGCGCCGGCAGATTCGCGAGATGGCCCGCATCCTGGACACAAAGACCCGCAAATGA
- a CDS encoding DUF2971 domain-containing protein, which yields MWKLYAGEHKGIAICTTPERMRAAFGPFRLRADYGIEDLWAGPVDYVDLTQIRMRGAGMLERFFFKHRAFEWEREFRLAISLRMAEEFGVAVPADGILVDVDLRVLIEGIVLGSTTSEEEREIVTKHVEKAGLGGLLRQSSLLGLPRYV from the coding sequence ATGTGGAAGCTCTACGCCGGGGAACACAAGGGTATTGCGATCTGCACGACCCCTGAGCGCATGCGTGCCGCTTTCGGTCCGTTCCGTCTGCGGGCGGACTACGGGATTGAGGATTTATGGGCGGGGCCTGTCGATTATGTGGATCTCACACAGATCCGAATGAGGGGCGCCGGAATGCTAGAGAGGTTCTTCTTCAAACACCGTGCATTCGAATGGGAGCGTGAGTTCCGGTTGGCGATCTCGCTTCGGATGGCAGAGGAGTTCGGTGTGGCTGTTCCGGCCGACGGAATCTTGGTGGACGTTGATCTCAGGGTGCTGATCGAAGGAATTGTGCTTGGGTCGACTACCTCAGAAGAGGAGCGCGAGATCGTGACGAAGCATGTCGAGAAGGCGGGCCTCGGGGGGCTGCTGCGGCAATCTTCGCTGCTTGGTTTGCCACGGTATGTTTGA